CTCTTTGCCTATTTGCCATTTCCCTAAAAATATGGTCTTTTTAGGAATGCAGCCTGTTATACGTGTTGCAGATCTCTGGAAATATTACGGTGATGATGAACAGGGCGAACCCGCGCTCCGGGGGACAAATCTCGTGGTGGCTGCCGGCGATATTGTTGCCCTCTTCGGGAAAAGCGGCTCCGGCAAAACAACGCTCTTAAATCTTCTTGCAGGGCTGGACAGACCCACGCGGGGCATGATCGAGATAGAAGGACAG
This portion of the Syntrophorhabdaceae bacterium genome encodes:
- a CDS encoding ATP-binding cassette domain-containing protein; this translates as MQPVIRVADLWKYYGDDEQGEPALRGTNLVVAAGDIVALFGKSGSGKTTLLNLLAGLDRPTRGMIEIEGQ